In the genome of Persephonella sp. KM09-Lau-8, one region contains:
- the mqnC gene encoding cyclic dehypoxanthinyl futalosine synthase has protein sequence MATISYRIDEIFEKVLNKERVSEEDALFLLKEADLLTLGRLANYIRKEKHPDDIVTFVVDRNVNYTNVCVAGCKFCAFQTKRNAPDAYTLDLDEIFAKIQELVDWGGTTLLMQGGLNPDLKLDFYVEMFSRIKERFPQIQVHSLSAAEILYISKLEKITTKEVLKILHEAGLDSLPGGGAEILSDEIRQQISYGKVSAKQWLQVHREAHELGMKTTATMMFGHIEKPEHIIEHLSHIRKLQDESLKNNKGYFTAFIPWTFQKGGTQLDHIDTATTVYYLKVLAVSRIYLDNFENIQSSHVTQTMKVGPVGLHFGANDLGSTMIEENVVASTGWKVAAPRPEKMADIIKKAGFRPAQRDTYYNIVKYF, from the coding sequence TAGATGAAATTTTTGAAAAAGTTTTAAATAAAGAAAGAGTTTCTGAGGAAGATGCCCTTTTCCTGCTAAAAGAAGCAGATTTACTCACTCTGGGAAGACTGGCAAACTATATTCGTAAAGAAAAACATCCTGATGATATTGTTACATTTGTTGTTGATAGGAATGTTAACTATACAAATGTATGTGTTGCAGGATGTAAATTCTGTGCATTCCAGACAAAGAGAAATGCTCCCGATGCCTATACTCTGGACTTAGATGAGATTTTTGCAAAGATACAGGAGCTTGTGGATTGGGGCGGGACGACCCTACTGATGCAGGGAGGACTTAATCCAGATTTAAAATTGGATTTTTATGTGGAAATGTTCAGCAGAATTAAAGAAAGATTTCCGCAAATACAGGTTCACTCCTTATCTGCAGCTGAGATTTTATATATCTCAAAACTTGAAAAGATAACCACAAAAGAAGTCTTAAAAATTTTACATGAAGCTGGTCTTGATAGTCTCCCCGGAGGCGGTGCAGAAATACTTTCTGATGAAATAAGACAGCAGATATCATACGGCAAAGTATCTGCAAAACAGTGGCTTCAGGTTCACAGAGAAGCCCATGAACTTGGAATGAAAACCACAGCAACAATGATGTTTGGACATATAGAGAAACCTGAGCATATAATTGAGCATTTAAGCCATATAAGAAAACTACAGGATGAATCTTTGAAAAATAACAAAGGCTATTTCACAGCATTTATACCCTGGACGTTCCAGAAAGGTGGAACACAGCTTGACCATATAGACACAGCTACTACAGTTTATTATCTAAAGGTTCTGGCAGTTTCAAGAATATATCTGGATAATTTTGAAAACATCCAGTCATCACATGTAACACAAACAATGAAAGTAGGACCTGTAGGACTCCACTTTGGTGCAAATGATTTAGGTAGCACAATGATTGAAGAAAATGTGGTGGCCTCTACTGGATGGAAGGTTGCAGCACCGAGACCTGAAAAAATGGCGGATATAATAAAAAAAGCCGGTTTCAGACCTGCTCAGAGGGACACTTATTACAACATTGTTAAATATTTCTAA
- a CDS encoding phosphatidate cytidylyltransferase, with the protein MGDLTVRTISGIVLAAIAIAAVLYLPVWAFKIAISVIALIGTWEVFHLLSKKYSELNPVEAAVVGFLSSITLLFVSVYLSLFIIFLYGFYVANKVYKLETLGASITGLIYAVFFISSIAMLHQENRYLIFVLFATVWAGDTMAYFVGKAIGKHKLAPRLSPKKTWEGAIGSFIGSVVAGGLVAYFFGLIGFIIPVVLAAIFMQIGDLFESFIKRQVGEKDSSHLIPGHGGILDRIDALIFASVIFVSYIEIVRNI; encoded by the coding sequence ATGGGTGATTTAACTGTAAGAACCATATCCGGTATAGTTCTGGCTGCAATTGCAATTGCAGCCGTTTTATATCTGCCTGTCTGGGCTTTTAAGATAGCTATTTCTGTGATTGCCTTAATTGGCACATGGGAGGTTTTTCATCTTTTATCAAAGAAATATTCTGAATTAAATCCTGTTGAAGCTGCTGTTGTTGGATTTTTATCATCAATTACTTTACTTTTTGTTTCTGTTTATCTGTCCTTATTTATCATTTTTCTTTATGGGTTTTATGTGGCAAATAAGGTCTATAAGCTGGAAACCCTTGGAGCTTCTATAACAGGTCTTATATATGCTGTTTTTTTTATCTCTTCCATAGCAATGCTCCATCAAGAAAACAGATATTTGATATTTGTTTTATTTGCAACGGTGTGGGCTGGAGATACAATGGCCTATTTTGTGGGAAAAGCTATTGGAAAACATAAACTTGCCCCAAGACTTTCTCCTAAAAAGACATGGGAAGGGGCTATAGGTAGCTTTATAGGCTCGGTTGTTGCCGGTGGATTGGTAGCCTACTTTTTTGGGTTAATAGGCTTTATTATTCCTGTTGTTCTGGCAGCTATTTTTATGCAGATAGGAGACCTGTTTGAAAGTTTTATAAAAAGACAGGTTGGGGAAAAGGATTCATCACATCTTATTCCCGGACATGGGGGGATTTTAGACAGAATAGATGCCCTTATATTTGCTTCTGTTATCTTTGTTTCTTATATAGAAATTGTTAGAAATATTTAA
- the ybgF gene encoding tol-pal system protein YbgF, producing the protein MRKYLILLPAAVVIVAGCANKEEIDTLQRELIEVKQEVAQLKEKQSKMESDISNLSRRVDEVSKVASQNAIEIQKMKTFEKPTGAPVENLPVEGEEKVKLPQTPEELYKYGLDNYYKGKIKEAREAFQEFVKKYKDSELYDNALFWVGQTYYIEGKYEEAIKNFDQLIKGCETGEIKDCNKLPAAMLKKGFSLEKLGEIDKAIELYRQVIQKFPDTEEAELARKKLEVVQ; encoded by the coding sequence ATGAGAAAATATTTAATCTTACTGCCTGCTGCAGTTGTAATTGTTGCAGGATGTGCAAATAAGGAAGAGATAGACACTCTTCAAAGGGAGTTAATAGAAGTAAAACAAGAAGTTGCTCAGCTTAAAGAAAAGCAATCAAAAATGGAATCTGATATTTCAAATCTTTCCAGAAGAGTGGACGAGGTTTCTAAAGTAGCGTCTCAGAATGCTATAGAAATACAAAAGATGAAGACATTTGAAAAACCAACAGGTGCTCCTGTTGAAAATTTACCAGTAGAAGGTGAAGAGAAAGTAAAACTCCCACAAACCCCAGAGGAGTTGTATAAATACGGACTGGATAATTATTACAAAGGAAAAATAAAAGAAGCCAGAGAGGCATTTCAGGAATTTGTTAAAAAATATAAAGATTCAGAGCTTTATGATAATGCACTTTTCTGGGTTGGTCAGACTTACTATATAGAAGGGAAGTATGAAGAAGCTATCAAAAATTTTGACCAGCTAATTAAAGGATGTGAAACAGGAGAGATAAAAGATTGTAATAAACTTCCTGCAGCAATGCTCAAAAAAGGATTTTCCCTTGAAAAATTAGGAGAGATAGACAAAGCTATTGAGCTTTATAGACAGGTTATCCAGAAATTCCCCGACACAGAGGAAGCAGAACTGGCACGTAAAAAATTAGAGGTAGTTCAATAA
- a CDS encoding isoprenyl transferase, which yields MENLYKIPEHVAIIMDGNGRWAKRRGLPRVFGHREGAKRVEEVIEFARDVGIKWLTVFAFSTENWGRPKEEVEAIMSLLVEYINKKVPELIKRDIRLRFMGRIHELPEMIRKSVEEGEEATKECNSMNFVVALNYSGKAEIIDAVNKAIKSGKQNITEEDFRQFLYIPEMPEPDLLIRTSGEERISNFMLWQTAYTEFYFTETLWPDFNSEEFLKALYEYQSRERRFGKVLT from the coding sequence ATGGAAAATCTGTATAAAATTCCTGAGCATGTTGCCATTATAATGGACGGAAATGGGAGATGGGCAAAAAGAAGGGGATTACCACGGGTTTTTGGACACAGGGAAGGTGCTAAACGGGTTGAAGAAGTTATAGAATTTGCCAGAGATGTTGGAATAAAATGGCTAACAGTCTTTGCATTTTCTACAGAAAACTGGGGCAGGCCTAAAGAGGAAGTAGAGGCGATAATGTCCCTGCTTGTTGAGTATATAAATAAAAAAGTTCCAGAACTAATAAAAAGGGATATAAGACTTCGCTTTATGGGGAGAATTCATGAACTTCCAGAGATGATTAGAAAATCCGTTGAGGAAGGGGAAGAAGCCACAAAAGAATGTAACTCAATGAATTTTGTTGTTGCCCTGAATTACAGCGGGAAAGCAGAAATAATTGATGCAGTAAACAAGGCGATTAAGAGCGGAAAGCAAAATATAACAGAAGAGGATTTCAGGCAGTTTTTATATATCCCTGAAATGCCAGAACCGGATTTATTAATCAGAACAAGTGGAGAAGAAAGAATATCCAATTTTATGCTATGGCAGACTGCATATACAGAGTTTTACTTTACAGAAACACTCTGGCCTGATTTTAATAGTGAAGAATTCCTAAAAGCACTTTACGAGTATCAAAGCAGAGAGAGAAGATTTGGAAAGGTTCTGACTTAA
- the rimO gene encoding 30S ribosomal protein S12 methylthiotransferase RimO, protein MKIGVISLGCPKNLVDTELVLGKLNASKVEITPDLEEADVILINTCGFIDAAKEESINTILEVAQLKEKGNKKIVVTGCLVERYKKELEKEIPEVDMFIDLKEELLIPEKLGLKPEKNIDLYQNRVITTPPHTAYLKISEGCDHTCAFCAIPSIRGKHRSRSIESIVNEAKALADRGVKELNIVSQDTSFYGIDLYGKPMLWELISQLEKIEDIKWIRLYYLYPTTVNEEFFKRMADSEKVVKYLEMPIQHTEDKILKDMMRGYRKNRIEKILEWKEKYIPEAAIRTAVIVGFPTETEKDFENMKRFIQEAKFDWLGVFTYSHEEGTPAYKQFEDIVPEEEKIRRKNEINLVQEKITEEKNRQLIGKEMEVLIDGFSEEWETLPVGRTYRSAFDIDGITYIETTEPLKPGEFTKIKIKDVVDIVDTVGEVID, encoded by the coding sequence TTGAAAATAGGAGTAATCAGTCTTGGCTGTCCTAAAAATCTTGTTGATACGGAGCTTGTTTTAGGTAAGTTAAACGCATCTAAAGTTGAAATAACGCCTGATTTAGAAGAAGCAGATGTAATTCTTATAAATACCTGTGGATTTATAGATGCTGCCAAGGAAGAATCTATAAACACAATTCTTGAAGTAGCACAGCTAAAAGAAAAAGGAAACAAAAAAATAGTAGTTACAGGCTGCCTTGTGGAAAGATATAAAAAAGAGCTGGAAAAGGAAATTCCAGAAGTTGATATGTTTATAGACCTTAAAGAAGAATTACTTATACCTGAAAAATTAGGATTAAAACCTGAGAAAAATATAGACCTCTACCAGAACAGAGTTATAACCACTCCGCCCCACACAGCCTATCTGAAAATATCAGAAGGATGTGACCATACATGTGCTTTCTGTGCAATTCCTTCAATAAGGGGAAAACATAGAAGCCGTTCAATAGAAAGCATAGTTAATGAAGCCAAGGCTTTAGCAGATAGAGGAGTAAAAGAGCTTAATATCGTGTCTCAGGATACAAGCTTCTACGGTATTGACCTGTATGGAAAACCAATGCTATGGGAGCTTATATCACAACTTGAGAAAATAGAAGATATAAAGTGGATAAGGCTTTATTATCTATATCCTACAACAGTAAATGAAGAGTTTTTCAAAAGAATGGCTGATAGTGAGAAAGTTGTTAAATATCTTGAAATGCCTATCCAGCATACAGAGGACAAAATCCTGAAAGACATGATGAGAGGATACAGAAAAAACAGAATAGAAAAAATCCTTGAATGGAAGGAAAAATATATACCAGAAGCAGCCATACGAACTGCTGTTATAGTTGGATTTCCAACAGAAACAGAAAAAGATTTTGAAAATATGAAAAGATTTATACAGGAAGCTAAATTTGACTGGCTTGGGGTCTTCACATATTCACATGAAGAGGGAACGCCTGCTTATAAACAATTTGAGGATATAGTCCCTGAAGAAGAAAAAATAAGAAGAAAAAATGAGATAAATCTTGTGCAGGAAAAAATAACAGAAGAAAAAAATAGACAACTTATCGGAAAAGAGATGGAAGTCCTTATTGACGGATTTTCTGAAGAATGGGAAACCCTTCCTGTAGGTAGAACCTACAGGTCAGCATTTGATATTGATGGAATTACATATATTGAAACCACAGAGCCTCTAAAACCTGGGGAGTTCACAAAAATAAAAATAAAAGATGTTGTGGATATCGTTGATACTGTAGGAGAGGTTATAGATTGA